The Acetivibrio saccincola genome window below encodes:
- a CDS encoding endo-1,4-beta-xylanase, whose product MKRKSSFLVMMVLLISWLLPANVLTVYGEEFLPLGEKILFQDFEDGDTGNWTAKPWGDGGEIGIYDWGDNKSLVLSDRSSSESQPFLNITNLMKSGKKYNMSMKLRLEEGTGEYHITAKVASEEEENYIWIVGNREVTSEDWTVFEFKNYEVPMNTTEFLIWIEPGEGTDVGDVIPDIYIDDVEIVEVQEVTEVLFQDFEDGNPGNWVAKSWGDGGEVDIYDWGDNKSLVFKNRNSKDSQPFLNLTTLMESGKKYNISLKLRISEGTGEYHIASKVASGGEENYPWLIGNREVTSEDWTVFELKDYEVPMATTEFLIWIEPGEGTDEGDVIPDIYIDDVSIICLSTSESGEEEEEFFYDFETGTTQGWRQRGGVSLEVVDEEVYAGQYSLKTTGRTQNWEGPSINLVNSLKKDTEYNICAYVKVIEIPEDFEEALILSITMEELASGAESKNWKNIAAVEITDTQWVQVSGTYTFTEDMDELTLYIESNHPEIGFYLDNVSIGKDQTGIKADFEDGIGNWVIRDASYGSIELTTEDNYTKDGSQSLSATVSSRYNGPILDVMGKMHKGHKYHLSAWVKMAEGEVPTVLRISVQSGSDTFTNVSKDVTVTDEEWVQLSGDFTLSVNPAVLYAYVETVDEPDGEVKFYMDDFEISYIGPVGARKPIQTDLTPIKEAYKDYFLVGNIVSAVDLEGQRLELLKHHFNVLTAENAMKPDCVYNSRREFDFSAQNQLVDKVKEEGFEMFGHVLVWHQQMPLWLSTDEDGNPLSREEALENLRTHITTVIENFGDKVIGWDVVNEAIKDGLTDTATPDNWQWALRESSWYKAIGPDYVEIAFRIAREVLDENGWTDVKLYYNDYNDDNQQKASVMYSMVKDINDRYAAENDGRLLIDGIGMQSHYNVNTNVENVRLSLEKFSELGVEISITELDITAGSDFVLTEKEAIDQAYLYAELFKLYKEYSDHIARVTIWGLDDASSWRTEGSPVLFDAELQAKPAYYAIMDPEKFIEENPREEREPKEAKAVYGTPVIDGEIDDIWKKAPKINIDQYQTAWQGATGFGRALWDEENLYVLIEVQDDALDKRNRDPWEQDSIEVFVDQTNSKTTSYQGRNHGQYRVNFDNETSFNPQSIEEGFESATSVSGTNYIVEVKIPFTEITPSKDTVIGFDLQINDAKNGSRQSVVAWNDITGTGYMDPSVFGNLILVDKIDSSEGGKTPGGSTGGSKSSGSSDKADEDKTEDETDAVVELVIDDEGKASAAVTDEIFEKIISNAKDGKGKVDVKNTEDVGSLVVEFNAKQMKEALEANVKIIEVNTDATSVELPVSFFENSEDDAVILLGVTKADNNVYEFYLSVGDKKIKQFDKNQKVNISFNYTLDANINPGQVVVSYIDDSGNSKVIRNGYYSNGKVQFKAESFGKFTADPVDVTLNDLDQTSWAKDAIIALAARGIIKGVSEDSFAPLKNVTRAEFAQMLVNTFNLESDGQDNPFSDVEAGAWYENAIITAYELGVVKGRPDGTFGVNDQISRQDMAVMTFNTLKTVGITLELKEAAVDFKDDSEIAGYAKEAVKTMQQAGIIRGMETGEFAPLANANRAQAAVILYKLLNEL is encoded by the coding sequence ATGAAAAGAAAGAGTAGCTTTTTAGTAATGATGGTACTTTTAATTAGTTGGTTACTGCCGGCAAACGTTCTAACTGTATACGGGGAAGAGTTTTTACCTTTAGGGGAAAAGATTTTATTCCAAGACTTTGAAGATGGAGACACAGGAAACTGGACAGCGAAGCCGTGGGGAGACGGCGGGGAAATTGGTATTTATGACTGGGGTGACAATAAATCTTTAGTACTTTCAGACAGAAGCTCAAGTGAGAGCCAGCCATTCTTAAACATAACAAATCTTATGAAATCAGGCAAGAAATACAACATGTCGATGAAATTGAGACTGGAAGAAGGAACAGGTGAATACCACATTACTGCTAAAGTGGCTTCAGAAGAGGAAGAGAATTATATCTGGATAGTAGGAAACAGGGAAGTTACTTCTGAAGACTGGACGGTTTTTGAGTTTAAAAACTATGAAGTACCAATGAATACTACAGAGTTTTTAATCTGGATAGAGCCAGGGGAAGGAACAGACGTGGGGGATGTTATCCCGGACATTTATATTGATGATGTGGAAATTGTAGAAGTTCAAGAAGTTACAGAAGTATTATTCCAGGACTTTGAAGACGGAAACCCTGGCAACTGGGTAGCAAAGTCATGGGGAGACGGTGGGGAAGTTGACATATATGACTGGGGAGACAACAAGTCATTAGTGTTTAAGAACAGAAATTCAAAGGATAGCCAGCCGTTCTTAAATTTAACAACCCTGATGGAGTCAGGCAAAAAGTACAATATATCATTAAAATTAAGAATATCAGAAGGAACGGGTGAATACCACATAGCCAGCAAGGTGGCTTCAGGAGGAGAAGAAAATTATCCGTGGCTTATAGGAAACAGGGAAGTTACTTCTGAAGACTGGACGGTATTTGAGTTAAAAGACTACGAAGTACCAATGGCTACTACAGAATTTTTAATCTGGATAGAACCAGGGGAAGGAACAGATGAAGGAGATGTTATTCCTGATATCTACATAGACGATGTGTCAATTATATGCCTCTCAACATCTGAATCCGGAGAAGAAGAGGAAGAATTCTTTTATGATTTTGAAACCGGAACAACTCAGGGCTGGAGGCAAAGAGGCGGTGTAAGCTTAGAGGTAGTTGATGAAGAAGTATATGCCGGACAATACAGCTTAAAAACCACCGGAAGAACTCAAAATTGGGAAGGACCAAGCATCAACCTGGTTAACTCACTTAAAAAAGACACAGAATACAATATCTGTGCCTATGTGAAGGTTATAGAAATTCCTGAAGATTTTGAAGAGGCATTAATTCTTTCCATTACTATGGAAGAATTGGCTTCAGGTGCTGAATCAAAGAATTGGAAAAACATAGCTGCTGTTGAAATAACAGATACACAGTGGGTTCAGGTAAGCGGTACTTATACTTTTACAGAAGATATGGATGAACTCACACTATATATTGAGTCAAATCATCCGGAAATTGGTTTTTACTTAGATAATGTGAGCATAGGTAAAGACCAGACCGGTATTAAAGCTGACTTTGAAGACGGTATCGGCAATTGGGTAATAAGAGATGCTTCTTACGGGAGCATAGAACTTACAACTGAAGATAACTACACTAAAGATGGTTCCCAAAGCTTAAGTGCAACTGTATCAAGTAGATATAACGGGCCGATTTTAGACGTTATGGGCAAAATGCATAAGGGACATAAATACCACTTATCTGCATGGGTTAAAATGGCAGAAGGTGAAGTGCCAACTGTACTGCGTATTAGCGTACAAAGCGGAAGTGATACATTTACCAATGTCTCTAAGGATGTAACCGTAACAGATGAAGAGTGGGTACAGTTGTCAGGTGATTTCACACTGTCAGTTAATCCGGCTGTTTTATATGCATATGTGGAAACAGTTGATGAGCCTGACGGCGAAGTAAAATTCTATATGGATGATTTTGAAATTTCTTATATTGGTCCTGTTGGTGCAAGAAAGCCGATTCAGACTGATTTGACACCAATAAAGGAGGCTTATAAAGATTACTTTTTAGTTGGTAATATAGTATCAGCAGTGGATTTAGAAGGTCAAAGACTTGAGCTTCTAAAACATCATTTTAATGTTCTTACAGCGGAAAATGCTATGAAACCGGATTGTGTATATAATTCCCGGAGAGAATTTGATTTCAGTGCACAAAACCAACTTGTGGATAAAGTTAAAGAAGAAGGATTTGAAATGTTTGGCCACGTATTGGTATGGCATCAGCAAATGCCTCTGTGGCTAAGTACAGATGAAGACGGCAATCCGCTAAGCCGTGAAGAAGCCCTTGAAAACTTGAGAACTCACATCACAACAGTTATAGAAAACTTCGGGGACAAGGTAATTGGCTGGGATGTTGTAAACGAAGCAATTAAAGACGGTTTAACTGATACAGCAACCCCTGACAATTGGCAGTGGGCACTTCGTGAATCTTCCTGGTACAAAGCAATTGGACCGGATTATGTAGAGATAGCCTTTAGAATTGCAAGGGAAGTACTGGACGAAAACGGTTGGACAGATGTGAAATTATACTATAATGACTACAATGATGATAACCAGCAGAAAGCATCTGTAATGTACAGCATGGTAAAAGACATTAACGACAGGTACGCAGCGGAAAATGACGGCAGACTGTTAATTGACGGTATTGGAATGCAGTCTCACTATAATGTAAATACAAATGTAGAAAATGTACGCTTATCTTTAGAGAAATTTTCAGAGTTAGGTGTTGAGATAAGCATTACTGAGCTTGATATTACTGCTGGTTCCGACTTTGTACTTACAGAAAAGGAAGCTATTGACCAGGCTTACTTATATGCAGAATTATTTAAACTTTATAAAGAATACTCTGACCATATTGCAAGAGTGACTATTTGGGGATTGGATGATGCTTCCAGCTGGAGAACTGAGGGAAGTCCGGTGTTGTTTGATGCTGAGTTGCAGGCTAAACCAGCTTATTATGCAATTATGGATCCTGAAAAATTTATTGAAGAAAACCCACGTGAGGAAAGAGAACCTAAAGAAGCGAAAGCAGTATATGGAACACCTGTTATTGACGGTGAGATAGATGACATATGGAAAAAAGCACCTAAGATAAATATAGACCAGTATCAGACAGCATGGCAAGGTGCTACCGGTTTTGGAAGAGCACTTTGGGATGAAGAAAACCTCTATGTTTTAATTGAAGTACAAGATGATGCACTTGACAAGCGCAATAGAGATCCATGGGAGCAGGACTCCATTGAGGTTTTCGTTGACCAGACAAATTCCAAGACTACATCCTATCAGGGAAGAAACCATGGACAGTACAGGGTTAACTTTGATAATGAAACTTCCTTCAACCCTCAAAGCATAGAGGAAGGATTTGAATCAGCAACAAGTGTTTCAGGTACAAATTATATAGTTGAAGTTAAAATACCGTTTACAGAAATAACTCCTTCCAAAGATACAGTTATAGGCTTTGACCTCCAGATTAATGATGCAAAGAATGGTTCCCGTCAGAGTGTTGTGGCATGGAACGATATAACAGGTACAGGATATATGGATCCATCAGTTTTCGGTAACCTGATTCTTGTTGATAAAATTGATTCATCAGAAGGCGGCAAGACCCCTGGAGGCAGTACAGGAGGAAGTAAATCTTCAGGAAGTTCTGACAAAGCTGACGAAGACAAAACTGAAGATGAAACTGACGCAGTAGTTGAGTTGGTTATTGATGATGAAGGAAAGGCTTCTGCTGCTGTAACTGATGAAATATTTGAAAAGATAATAAGCAATGCAAAAGACGGAAAAGGAAAAGTTGATGTTAAAAACACAGAAGATGTTGGAAGTTTAGTTGTAGAATTCAATGCTAAACAGATGAAAGAAGCATTAGAAGCTAATGTTAAAATAATTGAAGTGAATACAGATGCAACTTCTGTTGAATTACCGGTATCTTTCTTTGAAAATTCAGAAGACGATGCTGTTATTTTACTAGGTGTAACTAAAGCAGACAACAATGTGTATGAATTTTATTTATCAGTTGGAGATAAAAAGATTAAGCAATTTGATAAAAATCAAAAAGTAAATATATCCTTTAATTACACATTAGACGCAAACATAAATCCAGGTCAGGTTGTAGTAAGTTACATTGATGACAGTGGTAATTCTAAAGTTATTAGAAACGGATATTACAGCAACGGAAAAGTTCAATTTAAAGCAGAATCCTTTGGTAAATTTACAGCAGATCCTGTTGATGTAACACTAAATGATTTAGACCAGACTTCATGGGCTAAAGACGCTATCATAGCTCTTGCAGCACGCGGCATCATAAAGGGTGTGTCTGAGGATTCATTTGCACCACTTAAAAATGTAACCAGGGCAGAATTTGCACAAATGTTAGTTAATACATTTAATTTAGAATCTGATGGACAGGATAATCCATTTAGTGATGTTGAAGCAGGTGCCTGGTACGAAAATGCTATAATAACTGCATATGAGCTGGGCGTTGTAAAAGGAAGACCGGACGGAACCTTTGGAGTAAATGACCAGATTAGCAGGCAAGACATGGCAGTAATGACTTTTAACACTTTAAAAACTGTGGGAATTACATTAGAGCTTAAAGAAGCAGCAGTAGATTTTAAAGATGATTCAGAAATTGCCGGCTATGCAAAAGAAGCTGTAAAAACAATGCAGCAAGCAGGAATTATAAGAGGTATGGAAACCGGTGAATTTGCTCCACTGGCAAATGCAAACAGGGCACAGGCTGCAGTGATTTTATACAAACTACTAAATGAACTATAA